From one Azospirillum ramasamyi genomic stretch:
- a CDS encoding Mth938-like domain-containing protein has translation MADIMPMIPSDRQVIDGYGPGQFCVSGQWRVGAVVVLPDRTLAWEATDAAALTLEHFAMVLAAEPKVEILLLGTGPTMTMIPKALRQSLREQGVVVEPMDSRAVCRTYNVLLAEGRRVAAAMLPV, from the coding sequence ATGGCCGACATCATGCCGATGATCCCGTCCGACCGTCAGGTCATCGACGGCTATGGTCCGGGGCAGTTCTGCGTCTCCGGCCAATGGCGCGTCGGCGCGGTCGTCGTGCTGCCCGACCGCACCCTGGCCTGGGAGGCGACCGACGCCGCCGCCCTGACCCTGGAGCATTTCGCCATGGTGCTGGCGGCCGAGCCGAAGGTGGAAATCCTTCTGCTCGGCACCGGCCCGACCATGACGATGATCCCCAAGGCGCTCCGCCAGAGCCTGCGCGAGCAGGGCGTGGTGGTGGAGCCGATGGACAGCCGCGCGGTGTGCCGGACCTACAACGTCCTGCTCGCCGAAGGGCGGCGGGTGGCGGCGGCGATGCTGCCGGTGTAG
- the secD gene encoding protein translocase subunit SecD, translating into MLYFSRWKIYMILAICIAGFIMVLPNFLGRDTLAALPSWYAHSKVSLGLDLRGGSHLLLEVDMATVIRDRVEGLVDGARQQLRTANIGYTSLTAGERSVTVQLRDPAQAEEAVKVLRELATPVGGSALSSGQPDLNVSVNGSTVTLTLSEAALRERATQAVEQSIEIVRRRIDETGVNEPTIARQGNDRILVQLPGVEEPDRIKRLLGTTAKMTFRLVDMNADPNTGRAPPGSEILPSTEGDRYQSKYVIRKKVEVDGATLKNASAGTNPQTGEWVVNFEFNTAGANRFAEVTRQNVGRPFAIVLDNKVISAPVIREPITGGRGQISGNFTAANANDLAVLLRAGALPAPLKVIEERTVGPDLGADSIRAGLTAVAVGFVLVCAYMIASYGLFGSFACIALFVNIVLTLAALSLLQATLTLPGIAGILLTLGLAVDANILINERIREETKKGRGVFASMEAGFSRAYSTIVDSNLTTAIKMSLLFIFGTGTIKGFAVTITFGILISMFTATVLVRLMMVTWLRRTRPAVLPV; encoded by the coding sequence ATGCTCTATTTTTCGCGCTGGAAGATTTACATGATCCTGGCGATCTGCATCGCCGGCTTCATCATGGTGCTGCCCAACTTCCTGGGCCGCGATACGCTGGCCGCGCTGCCGTCCTGGTATGCGCACAGCAAGGTGTCCCTGGGCCTCGACTTGCGCGGCGGATCGCATCTGTTGCTCGAGGTCGACATGGCCACCGTCATCCGCGACCGGGTGGAGGGGCTGGTCGACGGCGCTCGGCAGCAGCTGCGCACCGCCAATATCGGCTACACCTCGCTGACCGCCGGCGAGCGCTCCGTAACCGTCCAGCTGCGTGACCCGGCGCAGGCCGAGGAGGCGGTGAAGGTACTCCGCGAGCTCGCCACCCCGGTGGGCGGGTCGGCGCTGAGCAGCGGGCAGCCCGACCTGAATGTGTCGGTCAACGGCAGCACCGTGACCCTGACGTTGAGCGAGGCCGCGCTGCGCGAACGCGCCACCCAGGCCGTCGAGCAGTCGATCGAGATCGTCCGCCGCCGCATCGACGAAACCGGCGTGAACGAGCCGACAATCGCCCGCCAGGGCAACGACCGGATCCTGGTCCAGCTGCCCGGCGTCGAGGAACCCGACCGGATCAAGCGGCTGCTCGGCACCACCGCCAAGATGACCTTCCGGCTGGTCGACATGAACGCCGACCCCAACACCGGCCGCGCCCCTCCGGGCTCCGAGATCCTGCCCTCGACCGAAGGCGACCGCTACCAGTCGAAATACGTCATCCGCAAGAAGGTCGAGGTCGACGGCGCCACGCTGAAGAACGCGTCCGCCGGCACGAATCCGCAGACCGGCGAATGGGTGGTGAACTTCGAATTCAACACGGCGGGCGCCAACCGCTTCGCCGAAGTGACCAGGCAGAATGTCGGCCGGCCCTTCGCCATCGTGCTCGACAACAAGGTGATCAGCGCACCCGTCATCCGCGAGCCGATCACCGGCGGACGCGGCCAGATCAGCGGCAACTTCACCGCCGCCAACGCCAACGACCTCGCCGTCCTGCTGCGTGCCGGCGCCCTGCCTGCCCCGCTGAAGGTGATCGAGGAGCGGACCGTCGGTCCCGACCTGGGCGCCGATTCGATCCGTGCCGGCCTGACCGCCGTCGCCGTCGGCTTCGTCCTGGTCTGCGCCTACATGATTGCGTCCTACGGGCTGTTCGGCTCCTTCGCCTGCATCGCGCTGTTCGTGAACATCGTGCTGACGCTGGCGGCGCTGTCGCTGCTGCAGGCGACGCTGACGCTGCCGGGCATCGCGGGCATCCTGCTGACGCTTGGTCTTGCGGTCGACGCCAACATCCTGATCAACGAGCGTATCCGCGAGGAGACGAAGAAGGGCCGCGGCGTCTTCGCGTCGATGGAGGCCGGCTTCAGCCGCGCCTACAGCACGATCGTCGACTCCAACCTGACGACGGCGATCAAGATGTCGCTGCTGTTCATCTTCGGCACCGGCACCATCAAGGGCTTCGCCGTCACCATCACCTTCGGCATTCTCATCTCCATGTTCACCGCCACGGTGCTTGTGCGCCTGATGATGGTGACGTGGCTGCGCCGGACGCGTCCGGCCGTGTTGCCGGTCTGA
- a CDS encoding superoxide dismutase has protein sequence MAFELPPLPYAYDALAPYISSETLHLHHDKHHQTYVTNLNNLTKDTPLANASLEEVIKASAGDASKVGIFNNAAQVWNHTFFWQCLKKDGGKMPAALEQRIVADFGSVEKFKEELTQAALTQFGSGWAWLYLDGDKLKIGKTGNADTPLAHGHKPLFTIDVWEHAYYVDFQNRRADFVKAVIDNLANWDFAAEQLAA, from the coding sequence CTGGCTCCGTACATCTCGTCGGAGACGCTGCACCTGCACCACGACAAGCACCACCAGACCTATGTCACCAACCTGAACAACCTGACCAAGGACACCCCGCTGGCCAATGCCAGCCTGGAGGAGGTCATCAAGGCCTCGGCCGGTGACGCCTCCAAGGTCGGCATCTTCAACAACGCCGCCCAGGTGTGGAACCACACCTTCTTCTGGCAGTGCCTGAAGAAGGACGGCGGCAAGATGCCGGCGGCCCTGGAGCAGCGGATCGTCGCCGACTTCGGCAGCGTCGAGAAGTTCAAGGAAGAGCTGACCCAGGCCGCCCTGACCCAGTTCGGCTCCGGCTGGGCCTGGCTGTACCTGGACGGCGACAAGCTGAAGATCGGCAAGACCGGCAACGCCGACACCCCGCTGGCGCACGGCCACAAGCCGCTGTTCACCATCGACGTGTGGGAGCATGCCTACTACGTCGACTTCCAGAACCGCCGCGCCGACTTCGTGAAGGCTGTCATCGACAACCTCGCCAACTGGGACTTCGCCGCCGAGCAGCTGGCTGCGTAA
- the yajC gene encoding preprotein translocase subunit YajC, with amino-acid sequence MFVSTAYAQTAAPAGGGSDMLVQFLPLILIFIVFYFLLIRPQQKKMKEHKAMLAAIRRGDRVVTGGGIIGVVTKVADDELTVEIAENVRVRCLRSTVNLVLAKTEPTGKSGGDSTPAATTEEGESKPADTPAAGGIGKLFGRK; translated from the coding sequence ATGTTCGTTTCGACGGCTTATGCACAGACGGCGGCGCCGGCTGGCGGCGGCAGTGACATGCTCGTCCAGTTTTTGCCACTGATCCTGATCTTCATCGTCTTCTATTTCCTGCTGATCCGTCCGCAGCAGAAGAAGATGAAGGAGCATAAGGCCATGCTCGCGGCCATCCGCCGCGGCGATCGCGTCGTGACCGGCGGCGGCATCATCGGCGTCGTCACCAAGGTCGCCGACGACGAACTGACCGTCGAAATCGCCGAGAACGTGCGCGTGCGCTGCCTGCGCTCCACCGTGAACCTCGTGCTTGCCAAGACCGAGCCGACCGGCAAGTCCGGCGGCGACTCCACCCCCGCCGCCACCACGGAGGAAGGCGAGAGCAAGCCGGCCGACACCCCCGCCGCCGGCGGCATCGGCAAGCTGTTCGGCCGCAAGTAA
- a CDS encoding ATP-binding protein, whose translation MSQPFAGSGAGADQALIPLLTRIAEALERLAPPPDRPLDFTAADAFTWHPDPDRLEPVPVVNRVDILLLQGIERQREILLDNTRRFAAGLPANNALLWGARGTGKSSLVKAAHAAICLERPGELALVEIHREDIPTLPRLLARLKGEPRRFILFCDDLSFDHDDAHYKSLKAVLDGGIEGRPDNVVFYATSNRRHLMPRDMIENERSTAINPAEAVEEKVSLSDRFGLWLGFHNCDQDTYFAMIDGYVRHFGLEIPADRLRAEAIEWSVTRGSRSGRVAWQFIQDLAGRLGQPLR comes from the coding sequence ATGTCGCAACCCTTCGCTGGCTCCGGTGCCGGTGCCGACCAGGCCCTGATTCCCCTGCTGACCCGCATCGCGGAGGCGCTGGAACGGCTGGCCCCGCCGCCGGACCGCCCGCTGGACTTCACCGCGGCCGATGCCTTCACGTGGCATCCCGATCCCGACCGCCTGGAGCCGGTTCCGGTGGTGAACCGCGTCGACATCCTGCTTCTGCAGGGCATCGAGCGGCAGCGGGAAATCCTGCTGGACAACACGCGGCGCTTCGCCGCCGGCCTGCCCGCCAACAACGCCCTGCTGTGGGGCGCGCGCGGTACCGGCAAGAGTTCGCTGGTCAAGGCCGCCCACGCCGCCATCTGCCTCGAACGGCCGGGCGAACTGGCGCTGGTCGAAATCCACCGCGAGGACATTCCCACCCTGCCCCGCCTGCTGGCGCGGCTGAAGGGCGAGCCGCGCCGCTTCATCCTGTTCTGCGACGACCTGTCCTTCGACCATGACGACGCGCATTACAAGTCGCTGAAGGCGGTGCTGGACGGCGGAATCGAAGGGCGGCCGGACAATGTGGTGTTCTACGCCACCTCGAACCGCCGCCACCTGATGCCGCGCGACATGATCGAGAACGAACGCTCGACCGCCATCAACCCGGCCGAGGCGGTGGAGGAGAAGGTATCGCTGTCGGACCGCTTCGGCCTGTGGCTGGGCTTCCACAACTGCGACCAGGACACCTATTTCGCCATGATCGACGGCTACGTCCGCCATTTCGGCCTGGAAATCCCGGCCGACCGGCTGCGCGCGGAAGCCATCGAATGGTCCGTCACGCGCGGAAGCCGGTCTGGCCGGGTGGCTTGGCAGTTCATCCAGGACCTGGCCGGTCGTCTAGGGCAGCCCCTTCGCTGA
- the secF gene encoding protein translocase subunit SecF, giving the protein MFHLRLVPDNTKIPFMNGRIAGLVVSAVLSLASVFLYFYPGLNYGIDFRGGIVIEARTPQAADFSSLRHTLSGLGMGQVALQEFGSPQDVLIRLERQPGDDAAQQVAADKVRSTLAEALPGTQVRRVEAVGASVSGELFANGMLALGLSMLAMLIYIWFRFEWQFGLGAVVTLLLDITKIVGFYAITGLQFNLVAIAAILTIMGYSVNDKVVVYDRMRENLRLYKKMPLRELIDRSINETLNRTLGTSVSTLLSIIPLALFGGEALQDFGIVLIFGVILATSSSVFIAAPILLFLGENRLRRGSQTDAAEGNTPATTP; this is encoded by the coding sequence ATGTTCCATCTCCGCCTCGTCCCCGACAACACCAAGATTCCCTTCATGAACGGCCGCATCGCCGGCCTCGTCGTGTCGGCGGTTTTGTCCCTCGCATCGGTTTTCCTGTATTTCTATCCGGGTCTGAATTACGGAATCGATTTCCGCGGCGGCATCGTGATCGAGGCGCGGACGCCCCAGGCGGCCGACTTCTCCTCTCTGCGCCATACCCTGTCCGGCCTCGGCATGGGACAGGTGGCGCTGCAGGAGTTTGGATCGCCACAGGACGTGCTGATCCGCCTGGAACGCCAGCCCGGCGACGACGCCGCCCAGCAGGTCGCCGCCGACAAGGTGCGCAGCACGCTGGCGGAAGCACTTCCCGGCACCCAGGTGCGCCGCGTGGAGGCCGTCGGCGCCTCTGTCAGCGGTGAACTGTTCGCCAACGGCATGTTGGCGCTCGGCCTGTCGATGCTGGCGATGCTGATCTACATCTGGTTCCGTTTCGAATGGCAGTTCGGCTTGGGCGCGGTGGTCACGCTGTTGCTGGACATCACCAAGATCGTCGGCTTCTACGCGATCACCGGACTCCAGTTCAATCTGGTGGCGATCGCTGCGATCCTGACCATCATGGGCTATTCGGTGAACGACAAGGTCGTGGTCTACGACCGTATGCGCGAGAACCTGCGCCTCTATAAGAAGATGCCGCTGCGCGAGCTGATCGACCGCTCGATCAACGAGACGCTGAACCGCACGCTGGGAACCTCGGTGTCCACCCTGCTGTCGATCATTCCGCTGGCGCTGTTCGGCGGTGAAGCTCTGCAGGACTTCGGCATCGTGCTGATCTTCGGCGTTATCCTTGCGACCAGTTCGTCCGTGTTCATCGCGGCGCCCATCTTGCTGTTCCTCGGCGAGAATCGCCTGCGGCGCGGCAGCCAGACCGACGCGGCGGAGGGCAACACCCCGGCCACCACGCCGTAA